From a region of the Methanolobus tindarius DSM 2278 genome:
- a CDS encoding slipin family protein, with product MVLTDILFPLAIVAVIILSKAIKIVNEYERVVIFRLGRLSGVKGPGLFLIIPIIDTVVKIDLRVVAIDVPKQAVITKDNVTVAVDAVVYYQVIDPTKAVNEVENFKYATAMLSQTTLRDVIGQLELDDVLSNREDVNRNIQEQLDISTDPWGIKVTGVTLRDVSIDDTMLRAIAKQAEAEREKRSRIILADGEFIAATKMKDAARLYEEVPVSIKLRELQTYAEIAREKNMIVVANSTDVAEVAAFSKAFTKKE from the coding sequence ATGGTTTTGACTGATATTCTTTTTCCGTTAGCTATAGTGGCAGTTATTATATTGTCCAAGGCTATCAAGATCGTTAATGAATATGAACGTGTAGTAATCTTCCGTCTGGGAAGGCTAAGTGGAGTCAAAGGCCCGGGTCTGTTTCTTATCATTCCTATAATCGATACGGTTGTAAAGATAGACCTTCGTGTGGTTGCAATTGACGTTCCAAAACAGGCAGTAATCACAAAGGATAATGTAACCGTGGCTGTTGATGCTGTTGTTTATTATCAGGTTATTGATCCCACAAAGGCAGTCAATGAGGTTGAGAATTTCAAGTATGCAACTGCAATGCTTTCTCAAACAACACTCAGGGATGTTATCGGCCAGCTTGAACTTGATGATGTGCTTTCCAACAGGGAAGATGTCAACAGGAACATCCAGGAGCAGCTTGATATTTCCACTGATCCGTGGGGAATCAAGGTTACCGGTGTAACTCTCAGAGACGTAAGTATTGATGACACAATGCTTCGTGCAATTGCAAAGCAGGCAGAAGCAGAGCGTGAAAAGCGTTCACGTATCATTCTGGCAGACGGTGAGTTTATTGCCGCTACAAAGATGAAAGATGCTGCACGCCTTTATGAGGAAGTGCCGGTTTCAATCAAGCTCAGGGAATTGCAGACATATGCTGAGATAGCAAGGGAAAAGAACATGATTGTGGTGGCTAATTCCACAGATGTTGCAGAAGTTGCAGCCTTTTCAAAGGCATTTACCAAGAAAGAGTGA
- a CDS encoding DHH family phosphoesterase — protein sequence MSEKCVECNGKGYSVTGTAKCPECKGTGKSKSVDFMKLSEKDMANFLKNGSSCNNCGGTGEIEERIKCVACDGKGTFYKCKVCGAEMDRFYNGDEVCQPCAKKQIVYKLDNTCTLDELEVGKMYHSTVRNIADFGVFVDLNSNLRGLIHSSNMNGTLEVGEPVIVSLKEIKPRGKMDLVPRKLKEYQTIELEKKLPIILASEMSQMVGKKVKVQGEVIQIKQTAGPTIFTIADETGQVSGAAFESAGERAYPEIEADMIVAATGEITARGDSFQLEVQSLKKQTGPQETEILQRIEDAIDKRAEPYEIEFMVESEVLENLRPIMKKAAKEIRKAIIKSTPILLRHHADADGMTAALAIEKAIIPLIKEVNGADGEYYFYKRAPSKAPFYEVTDVVRDINFALEDVVRHGQKMPLIISVDNGSSNENVAAMKQAQVYGIQMIVMDHHQPDDVVDEYLLTHVNPAHVGGDFGMTAGMLCTEVARMINVNVENEIKHLPAVAALGDRSEAEEARRYIELVSDRYTEQNLRDMALALDFAAYWLKFNTGKGMVDDILDFGDHTIHKNLVNVLCEQANGMIAEQMDVCMAHVKSQDLPNGAILNVLDVENHAHTFTFPPPGKTSGEVHDKLCKKYDGKPVVTIGYGPDFAVIRSKGVLMNIPQMVRELYEEVNGGGVNGGGHLVVGSIKFVQGMRTEVLSKLVEKIGSVGVE from the coding sequence ATGAGCGAGAAATGTGTAGAATGCAACGGGAAAGGCTATAGTGTCACAGGCACTGCTAAGTGTCCCGAGTGCAAAGGGACGGGAAAATCAAAGTCTGTAGACTTTATGAAACTTTCAGAGAAGGATATGGCAAATTTCTTGAAAAATGGTTCTTCCTGCAACAACTGCGGCGGGACAGGAGAGATTGAAGAGAGAATAAAATGTGTTGCATGTGACGGGAAAGGCACATTTTACAAGTGCAAGGTATGCGGAGCAGAAATGGATCGTTTTTACAATGGAGATGAAGTATGCCAGCCATGCGCAAAGAAGCAGATTGTCTACAAACTTGACAACACATGCACCCTTGATGAGCTTGAAGTCGGGAAAATGTACCATTCAACAGTAAGGAACATTGCTGATTTCGGTGTTTTCGTAGACCTTAATTCAAATCTTAGAGGCCTTATTCATTCCAGCAACATGAATGGAACCCTTGAAGTTGGTGAGCCTGTTATTGTCAGTTTAAAGGAAATTAAACCAAGAGGAAAAATGGATCTGGTTCCACGCAAGCTGAAAGAATACCAGACCATCGAACTTGAAAAGAAACTCCCTATTATACTTGCCAGCGAAATGTCGCAAATGGTAGGTAAAAAGGTAAAAGTCCAGGGAGAAGTTATCCAGATTAAACAAACTGCAGGGCCTACAATATTTACAATTGCAGATGAAACCGGACAGGTTTCGGGTGCTGCTTTTGAGAGCGCAGGCGAGAGAGCTTATCCGGAAATTGAAGCTGACATGATAGTTGCTGCCACCGGTGAAATAACAGCTCGCGGCGACAGTTTCCAGCTTGAAGTCCAGAGTCTTAAAAAACAGACAGGACCACAGGAAACCGAGATTCTCCAGCGCATAGAAGATGCTATTGATAAAAGAGCAGAGCCTTATGAGATTGAATTTATGGTAGAGAGTGAGGTTCTTGAAAATCTCAGACCTATCATGAAAAAGGCTGCAAAGGAAATCAGGAAGGCAATCATAAAATCCACACCTATTCTCTTGCGCCACCATGCAGATGCCGATGGTATGACTGCAGCACTGGCTATTGAGAAGGCAATCATTCCACTCATAAAAGAAGTAAATGGAGCAGACGGAGAATATTATTTCTACAAACGTGCACCTTCAAAGGCACCGTTCTATGAAGTGACCGATGTAGTCCGTGATATCAACTTTGCACTGGAGGATGTAGTCAGGCATGGACAGAAGATGCCACTTATCATAAGTGTAGATAACGGATCTTCCAACGAGAACGTAGCTGCAATGAAACAGGCACAAGTGTATGGCATTCAGATGATAGTTATGGACCATCATCAGCCTGACGATGTGGTTGATGAATACCTGTTAACCCATGTAAACCCGGCACATGTCGGAGGAGATTTCGGCATGACAGCAGGTATGCTATGTACCGAAGTAGCACGTATGATAAACGTCAACGTGGAAAACGAAATAAAGCACCTTCCTGCTGTAGCTGCTCTTGGTGATCGCTCTGAAGCGGAAGAGGCAAGGAGATACATTGAACTGGTATCTGACAGGTACACAGAACAGAACCTGAGAGATATGGCACTTGCCCTTGACTTTGCAGCATACTGGCTCAAGTTCAACACTGGAAAAGGCATGGTTGACGATATCCTGGATTTTGGCGATCATACAATACACAAAAACCTTGTCAATGTTCTTTGTGAACAGGCAAACGGAATGATAGCCGAACAGATGGATGTCTGTATGGCCCATGTGAAATCCCAGGACCTTCCAAATGGTGCAATCCTCAATGTTCTTGATGTGGAAAACCACGCCCATACATTCACATTCCCACCACCCGGAAAGACATCAGGTGAAGTTCACGACAAATTGTGTAAGAAATATGATGGAAAACCTGTCGTAACTATAGGATACGGACCTGACTTTGCTGTAATCCGCTCAAAGGGAGTTCTTATGAATATACCACAGATGGTAAGGGAACTCTATGAGGAAGTAAACGGCGGTGGCGTAAACGGTGGAGGACACCTTGTAGTCGGAAGTATCAAATTTGTACAGGGTATGCGCACAGAAGTGCTTTCAAAACTTGTAGAGAAAATAGGTTCCGTAGGAGTTGAATAA
- a CDS encoding orotate phosphoribosyltransferase-like protein yields MKNIDKLIQKALELQANGLVTRQIADELNVSRETVTWLLTRAKKEEVSSAPKDISVNWSSIGKSAFRMRHVGIAMCDMVIDTVEATGSEIDLVVGIGLSGVPLASLMAEELNTELSVYHAYNEQGDDSKLNGAFSRNFAGIKGKKCIIVDDVITTGNTMSDVVTHLRSSGAKPMAIAVLVDKSGSETLSEVPVHSLVRITRVD; encoded by the coding sequence ATGAAGAATATTGATAAATTAATCCAAAAGGCCCTTGAATTGCAGGCAAATGGCCTTGTTACAAGGCAAATTGCAGATGAGCTTAACGTTTCCCGGGAAACTGTCACATGGCTTCTGACACGCGCAAAGAAGGAAGAAGTTTCCTCTGCACCAAAAGACATCTCTGTCAATTGGAGCAGCATAGGAAAGAGCGCATTCAGGATGCGCCATGTAGGAATTGCCATGTGTGACATGGTCATTGATACTGTAGAGGCAACCGGAAGTGAAATTGATCTGGTGGTAGGAATTGGCTTGAGTGGTGTACCTCTTGCAAGTCTTATGGCAGAAGAGCTTAACACGGAACTTTCAGTTTACCATGCTTACAATGAGCAGGGTGATGACTCAAAACTCAATGGAGCTTTCAGCAGAAACTTTGCAGGTATCAAAGGAAAGAAATGTATCATAGTGGATGATGTCATTACAACCGGCAACACAATGTCTGATGTAGTAACGCATCTGCGCAGTTCCGGTGCAAAACCAATGGCAATTGCAGTACTTGTAGACAAGAGCGGCTCAGAGACTCTATCAGAAGTTCCTGTTCACTCACTTGTACGTATTACACGTGTGGATTGA
- a CDS encoding NOB1 family endonuclease, producing the protein MEYYIADSAVFIMGSGIEPYRIITIPSVVNELKSSEAAMRFDLARESGARVEMPEDSFREKVMQTANKTRDCEELSSTDIDILAKALEYKGNSVLLTDDYAVQNVAKVLGLEVKPVAQKKIKDVLVWQKQCTGCRKKFDSGDICPVCGSPLKKRRKRKI; encoded by the coding sequence ATGGAATACTACATCGCAGATTCTGCGGTCTTTATTATGGGTAGCGGAATAGAGCCTTATCGAATCATAACTATACCTTCAGTTGTAAATGAACTGAAAAGCAGTGAGGCTGCAATGCGCTTTGACCTTGCCCGGGAAAGTGGTGCAAGGGTCGAAATGCCGGAGGATTCTTTCCGTGAAAAGGTCATGCAGACTGCCAACAAGACAAGAGACTGTGAGGAATTGTCCTCCACGGATATTGATATTCTGGCCAAGGCTCTTGAATATAAAGGAAATTCAGTTCTCCTGACAGATGACTATGCAGTCCAGAATGTCGCAAAAGTTCTGGGACTTGAAGTAAAGCCTGTGGCACAGAAAAAGATAAAGGATGTTCTGGTGTGGCAAAAACAGTGTACCGGATGCCGGAAGAAATTTGATAGCGGTGATATCTGTCCTGTTTGTGGTTCTCCCCTGAAGAAAAGGCGCAAAAGAAAAATATAA
- a CDS encoding RAD55 family ATPase, which translates to MARISSGIKSLDKRLQGGFPEGECILITGKPGTGKTIFGMQFLYNACLEGKKCIMLATEETPEKIVEHGKAIGFDLEPFIESKQLTMIRFFEMRVMNMKEDPGSFTFMNIDTLNNLAHIIDDDVNVIVVDNLGTFSIGVDLKTFKEELEVLSFLLSTQKRTSLMIMDAAAHEFTHNIAEYSTYGTIKLMFKENPYTGKMERFMFIPKMRGTKITLELINYDITEEGITLFSPKMNR; encoded by the coding sequence ATGGCAAGAATATCCAGCGGTATCAAAAGCCTTGACAAAAGGCTACAGGGCGGCTTCCCAGAAGGAGAATGTATTCTCATCACAGGTAAGCCCGGTACAGGAAAAACAATATTTGGAATGCAATTCCTGTACAATGCCTGTCTCGAAGGCAAAAAATGTATCATGTTGGCAACAGAGGAAACTCCGGAAAAAATAGTAGAGCATGGAAAAGCTATCGGATTTGATCTGGAACCTTTCATTGAAAGCAAACAACTTACAATGATACGTTTCTTTGAGATGAGAGTAATGAATATGAAAGAAGATCCGGGCAGCTTCACATTTATGAACATTGACACGCTGAATAATCTTGCCCATATTATTGATGATGATGTGAACGTAATTGTTGTTGACAACCTGGGGACATTTTCCATCGGAGTGGATCTTAAAACATTCAAAGAAGAACTTGAAGTGCTTTCATTCCTGCTTTCCACACAAAAAAGAACATCACTTATGATAATGGATGCCGCTGCACATGAATTTACGCATAATATCGCTGAATATTCAACCTATGGAACAATCAAACTGATGTTCAAGGAAAATCCTTACACAGGTAAAATGGAAAGATTCATGTTCATCCCTAAGATGAGAGGAACGAAAATCACCCTGGAACTTATCAATTACGATATTACAGAAGAGGGTATTACTCTGTTTTCACCAAAAATGAATAGATAA
- a CDS encoding RAD55 family ATPase, whose amino-acid sequence MERISTGIPEIDKKIQGGFPAGESYLLTGEPGTGKTIFGLHFLYNACMEGKKCAMLATEETPEKIVRHGKTVGLDIEPFVESNQLTMIRVLEKRIEGMEDKYANIITNTSDPRNIKYIIPEDVEVIVIDNMGTFSIGEELNVFRDKLDTLIYLFAESKWTSLIIMDATAHELTHKISEYSSSGTIKLMIKENPYTGKMERFIYIPKMRDTEISLEIINYNITGQGIKLSASKSSSKTNKLI is encoded by the coding sequence ATGGAACGGATATCTACAGGAATTCCTGAAATCGACAAGAAAATACAGGGAGGATTTCCTGCAGGGGAATCTTATCTTTTGACAGGAGAACCAGGGACAGGTAAGACAATATTCGGGTTGCACTTTCTTTATAATGCATGCATGGAAGGTAAAAAATGTGCAATGCTGGCAACTGAAGAAACTCCTGAAAAAATCGTACGACATGGAAAAACTGTGGGACTTGACATTGAACCTTTTGTAGAAAGCAATCAGCTTACAATGATACGTGTGCTTGAAAAAAGAATAGAGGGTATGGAAGATAAATATGCAAACATTATCACAAATACCAGTGACCCACGCAATATCAAATATATCATTCCCGAAGACGTAGAGGTAATTGTCATCGATAATATGGGTACATTTTCAATAGGAGAAGAATTGAACGTGTTCAGGGACAAACTTGACACCCTTATTTACCTTTTTGCAGAATCAAAATGGACATCTCTTATAATAATGGATGCGACTGCACATGAACTCACTCACAAGATATCTGAATATTCAAGTAGTGGAACCATCAAATTGATGATAAAAGAAAATCCATATACCGGTAAAATGGAGAGGTTCATTTATATTCCTAAAATGAGAGACACGGAAATATCACTTGAGATAATAAACTATAACATAACCGGACAGGGAATCAAGCTGTCTGCTTCAAAGTCCTCTTCAAAGACAAATAAATTAATATAA